TCAGAAGAAGTATGGGCAGATAAATAATCATTTAGTTTAATTTCATAGTAAAGGCATGATTTAAAACCTATTAAATCGATAAGAAAAATAGAAATATATAAACTTTAAAAAAGGAAGGTTATTAATATGAGTAAAAGTGAACAAACAGTTTTAAATAGTGAATCTAAAATAGCGACTTCAGAATCAGCACATGAAATCAGTAAAGATGGAGCATTTGTAAGACAAAAAAATCGTTTTACAACACCTTTTGGGGATGGAGAAAATGAACTTCCTGTAGAAGCAAATAGATATAGATTATTATGGGCAGGAATTTGCCCCTGGGCACATCGTCAAATTATTGCTCTCAATTTATTAGGTCTTACGGATGTAATAAGTATAGGAGAAGCTAACCCTGTTAGAACAGAGAAAGGCTGGGAATTCTCATTAGATGAAGGTGGAGTAGATCCAGTGCTTGGAATTCGTTATTTACCAGAAATTTATGAAAAAACAGATCCTGAGTATGATGGACGAGCTACTGTCCCAACAGTAGTAGATGTGAAAGCTGGAAAGGTCGTTAATAATGATTATTTTAAATTGACTAACTACTGGGAAACAGCATGGAAGCCATTTCATAAGAAAGGTGCTCCAGATTTATATCCAGTAGAGTTAAG
The window above is part of the Clostridium saccharoperbutylacetonicum N1-4(HMT) genome. Proteins encoded here:
- a CDS encoding glutathione S-transferase family protein codes for the protein MSKSEQTVLNSESKIATSESAHEISKDGAFVRQKNRFTTPFGDGENELPVEANRYRLLWAGICPWAHRQIIALNLLGLTDVISIGEANPVRTEKGWEFSLDEGGVDPVLGIRYLPEIYEKTDPEYDGRATVPTVVDVKAGKVVNNDYFKLTNYWETAWKPFHKKGAPDLYPVELRDEIDKLNDIIFHEVNNGVYKAGFAQSQEAYEKAYDTLFARLDDLEERLSKQRYLFGDKITDSDIRLYVTLARFDIAYYLVFRVNRNRIIDFPNLWAYARDLYQTPGFGNTTNFDAIKRGYNLGNHAENPYQILPKGPDVSIWNTPHDREKFIK